A region of the Chryseobacterium gotjawalense genome:
AGAAATCGTTGCTGAAATTTTAGAACACGGTCAGGAAATCATCATTAAACGTGGTGGTAAAGGAGGTAAAGGCAATGAGCATTTTAAATCTTCCACCAACCAAACGCCAAGATATGCGCAACCCGGACTTCCCGGTGAAGAAGGCTATATCACTTTTGAATTGAAACTACTCGCCGATGTAGGTTTGGTAGGTTTTCCCAATGCCGGAAAATCAACTTTACTGGCAGCAGTTTCCGCGGCGAAACCAAAAATTGCGAACTACGCTTTTACGACCTTAACGCCCAATTTAGGAATTGTAGATTACCGGAATTACAAATCATTCGTGATGGCCGACATCCCCGGAATCATCGAAGGCGCAGCAGAAGGAAAAGGGCTGGGACACCGGTTCTTGAGACATATTGAAAGAAACTCCATTCTTCTGTTCTTGATTCCTGCCGATTCCGAAAGTCATTTTCAGGAGTTTAAAATTTTAGAAAACGAGTTACAGGAATACAATCCGGAACTTTTAGATAAAGACTTTATTATTTCAATCTCTAAAGCAGATTTATTAGATGATGAACTGAAAGCGGAAATCGCGAAAGAATTCCCGGAAAACAAACAGCCTATCTTCTTTTCAGCCGTTACCCAGGAAGGTTTAATGGAGTTAAAAGATGCAATCTGGAAACAGTTACACGGATAATTGAATATCATTTTACATAAACAGCAGGTTTGGATTTTTCCAGACCTGTTTTTTTTTTGGAACAATAGTTGAAACCTCTTTAAAAATAAACATATGAAATACCTGTTTCCTTTATTAGCCTTAACAATAATGCTTAACTGTTCGACCAATAAAGCTTCGGCTGAATATGCAACCATTCAATATGAGGCTGGTGCCTGTTTTGGTTTCTGTCCGATTTTTAAGATGACCATTAATAAAGACCGAACCGCAGTTTTTGAAGCAGAACGTTTTAATTTTTCCCGGGATACGGAGTCTCAGGAAAATGAAGGGACTTTTAAAGGGAAGATCGATCAGCAAAAATACAGTGAATTAATCGCCTTATTAAATGCTTTACAGCTTAAAAATTTAAAAGATCAATACGGAAATAAAAACGTAAGCGATTTACCAACCTCTTATTTAACCGTTAATTATCAGGACGGAAGCCTGAAAAAAATCCAGGATTACGGAAAACATGGAACACCAGAACTGGAAAAGCTGTATCAATTTTTCGAAGAATTAAAGACCAATCAATTCTGGACAAAAATCGACTGATTAATCAACAGGGAATCTCTTTAAATTTTATCATTTGAAATTGGATAAAAATAGGTGATAAGAATAAGCAAGCGCCTCCTTTATGGGCTTAATTACCGCAATAAGTTCCATTTAAAAAAAACTTTGTGACTTTGTGGTTAAATAAACTTTGTGACTTTGTGGTTAAATAAAATTTAGTAATTAAAAATGCTAAAAATAAAAAAACTATCTTTGCACCACTAAATTCCTTCTTCGCGGAAGGATTTTTTATGGACGTAGTCATTCTAGATGAATCCGCTTTCCTGCGGAACTGAAAACCCAAAAAGTTTTTTTACTTCATTTTTCTTCGTTACATATACTATAGAATGACACGAGTTTCATTTTAATTAAAAAATATTTCATTTGAATTTTACCGACTTAAACTTAATTGATCCTATCGCAAAAGCGCTTAAGGAAGAGGGTTACACCCAACCAACACCTATTCAGCAAAAATCGATTCCCCACATTTTACAAGGCAGAGATTTACTGGGAACCGCACAGACCGGAACCGGAAAAACAGCGGCATTTGCCATTCCGATCCTTCAGAATTTAGCCACCAAAAACGTCAAAAGCAATCACGTCAAAGTTTTGGTCCTGACTCCAACCCGGGAATTAGCCATTCAGATTGATGAGAGTTTTAAATCATACGGAAGACATCTGAGACTGAGAAATCTCGTGGTTTTCGGTGGTGTAAAGCAGGCCGCACAGGAGGCAGCCCTGAAAAGAGGCGTTGATATTTTAGTAGCCACTCCGGGAAGATTACTGGATTTTATTTCACAGGGAATTATTTCATTGAAACATCTGGAAGTTTTCGTTTTAGACGAGGCAGACAGAATGCTCGATATGGGATTTGTACACGACGTGAAGAGAATCATCAAATTGCTTCCACCAAAAAGACAAACCCTTTTCTTCTCGGCCACGTTCCCTGAAGAAATCAACAAACTGGCGAGTTCCATGCTTACCAATCCTGTAAAAGTAGAAGTAGCACCCGTTTCTGCAACCGCAGATACCATTCAGCAGAAAGTATATTTCGTAGATAAAGACAACAAACTCGATTTGTTAACGCACATTTTACAAAATGATATCCGCGAATCTGTTTTGGTATTTTCAAGAACAAAACACGGCGCTGATAAAATCGCACGAAAGTTGCAAAGTCACAAAATTTCTGCTGAAGCAATTCACGGAAACAAGTCCCAGAATGCAAGACAGAATGCGCTTTCCAACTTCAAGTCAGGGAAAACAAGAATCCTAGTGGCAACAGATATTGCAGCCAGAGGAATCGATATTGATGAACTGAAATATGTGGTTAATTTCGAATTATCCGATGTTTCTGAAACCTATGTTCACCGTATCGGAAGAACCGGAAGAGCAGGTGCAGAAGGAAGTTCAATCTCTTTTGTGGATGGTTTGGATCTTGTCAATTTAAAGAATACGGAGAAACTGATCGGTAAGAAAATTCCGGTTGAGAAGGAGCATCCTTTCCATACGGAGAATTTGGTTGCTGAGAAAAGAGACTCGAACAATAAGCCTTTCAGACCAAGACCACCACAAGGAAATTCTGCGAGCGGTCACACTAAGAAACCGAACAACAAAAGTAATTTTTCGAGAGGAAAATAGGTTGTCGCTAAAAAAAACATATGCCACGAACTCGCGAATTAATTATTTGTGAATTCGTGGCATTCTTTATAAATTTCGTTTGTTAAAAACGGGATTTGCATACATTTCTAAAAGCAATTGATTCATACAATTATTATTTTTAATAATGCTTAAATTCATTCTTTTGATAAAGAACTGCTTTTCCTTTTCAGTATAATATTTGGAATATAGGGTGCTGTTTTTTAGTAAATCTGCAGCAATATAATTACTTGGCCAAAGTTGAAAACATATGCCACGAACTCGCGAATTAGTTATTTGTGAATTCGTGGCATTCTTTATAGATTTCGTTTGTTAAAAACGGGATTTGCATACATTTCTAAAAGCGCTTGATTCATACGATTATTATTTTTAACAATGCTTAAATTCATTCTTTTGATAAAGAATTGCTTTTCCTTTTTAGTATAATATTTCGAATATAGGGTGCTGTTTTTTAATAAATCTGCAGCAATATAATTACTTGGCCAAAGTTGAAAACATTTGCCACGAACTCGCGAATTAATTATTTGTGAATTCGTGGCATTCTTTATAGATTTCGTTTGTTAAAAACGGGATTTGCATACATTTCTAAAAGCAATTGATTCATACAATTATTATTTTTAATAATGCTTAAATTCATTCTTTTGATAAAGAACTGCTTTTCCTTTTCAGTATAATATTTGGAATATAGGGTGCTGTTTTTTAATAAATCTGCAGCAATATAATTACTTGGCCAAAGTTGAAAACATTTGCCACGAACTCGCGAATTAATTATTTGTGAATTCGTGGCATTCTTTATAGATTTTGTTTGTTAAAAACGGGATTTGCATACATTTCTAAAAGCGCTTGATTCATACAATTATTATTTTTAACAATGCTTAAATTCATTCTTTTGATAAAGAATTGCTTTTCATTTTCAGTATAATATTTCGAATATAGGGTGCTGTTTTTTAGTAAATCTGCAGCAATGTAATTACTTGGCCAAAGTTGGTAACCCTCTACAATTTTTTTGGTTAAAACTTCTGCCAACTTCTGTATTTGCTTATTAGAATTGGAAACCGAGTTTTCAATATCCGTATAAATCTCCTCTTCCATCTTGCCAAAATGCAGGTGAATTCTTTTCTTTTGGCCAGAAACTCCCGTCATAATATTGAGAAAATCTTCGTTTTTGTGCTTATCCTGATTCAGATGATTTGCGCACATTCTTTCAACTTTCAGTTTGTCTGTCGGGTCTAACTCATAAGAAATAGAAACCGGAACTACTTTTAATTTTTTAAAATATTGACAAGGTTTACTTTGCTCATCAAACATAGAAATCATTTTCAAAACGCCAACCTGGGTGAAATCATTACCGTCTTTAGCACGACCTTCCCGCTGCGCAATCCAAACCGAACGATGTTCACTGGTTAATAACTGGAAAATATATTCCGATAAAAGTTTGCTGTTTTCTAAAAGTTCCCGTAGCGGGGCATTACGTTTTACAAAAAAATTCCGGTTGAGTTTTGCCAAAATAAGGTACAAATCTCTTTGCACCAGATTATCTCCAATAACCGATGCTGTAAGGTTTAAACCTTTCTCTAACAAAGCGAAATTTAACAAACACGTGTCTAAAAGAATATCCCGGTGATTGGAAATAAAAAGATACGATTCCTTTTTATTCAAATTTTCTGCGCCGGAAATAGTAAATCCGTCAGAACTTGCTTTCAAAACATTCTTGATACTTGGATAAATAATGGCTTTCTGAAAATCTCCAATAGAATGGATATCGCTAACAATTTGCTGTATTTCTTCATCTGAAATATTAGGAAGACTATAGTGCAGAAGAAGTTTCATCATTGGATGACGCATTATAAAGCGTATCGCAGGATTCACTTCTTCGGGATGATAAAATCTTATACTGTCGAATTTTTCTTTCATTATCTTTCTTTACCTATTAAAAATGCGACCTGCATTGTCCGTTGTAATCTGCTCGATTTCAGAAAAATCTTTATTATAGATATTCACAAGTTTTCCAACTACCAGATCCAGATAAGAACTTTCATTCCTTTTGCCACGATGCGGAACCGGCGCCAGATAAGGCGAATCGGTTTCCAGGACTATTTTATCTAAAGGAATCTGATCTAAAAACTGATCGATCTTTCCATTTTTAAAGGTGACTACTCCACCGATTCCTAAAATGAAATTCAAATCTATGGCTCTTTTTGCCTGATCCAGATTACCGGAAAAACAATGGAATATCCCGCGTAATTTCGGATGTTTTTTGCGCTCTAAAACTTCAAATGTTTCATCAAAACTTTCCCGTGTATGAATCACAATCGGCAAATCTTTTTCAATTGCCCAATCAATTTGCTGTTCAAAAGCTTTTATCTGAATATCCAAAGTGGTTTTATCCCAATATAGATCGATTCCGATTTCTCCGACCGCAGCAAAAGGTCTTTTATTTAAATAATCTTCAACCAATTTCAGTTCCTGTTCCCAAGATTCTGGTTTTACATAACAGGGATGCAATCCCATCATTGAAATGATCTGATTTGGATATTCACTTTCCAAAGCGAGCATTTTTTCGTGGGTTTCAGAATTGATGGCGGGAAGATAGAATTTGGAAACTCCTTTTGCAAGAGCTCTGTCAATCATTTCTTTCCGGTCGTTATCGAATTCTTCGGAATATAAATGGGTGTGGGTATCAATCATTGGGATTCTGAGTTACGTGTTTCGGGTTAAAAACAAAAATATTAATTATTTTAAATGAAAATTCTGAACCATTAAGAAAGAGGAAGGAATTAAGATCATTAAGTTTTAAAATGTTTCGGATTTAATTAGAGCCTTTTTAAATTTCATTTAAACTGATTTTTTACTACTTCAGTCAAAGTTTATGAACCACAAAGTCACACAAAAGAAGAACACCTAAGTTTTTAAAATATTTGATTCTCAACTTTATGAACTTTTCTTCATCCTATAATTCCTCTAAACTTTGTGACTTTGTGGTTTTTTATTTTTTCTACCACGGACTCTTTGGTTTTTTACTTATCACAGGTCCTCAAAATATTTTATGTTTCACTTTCGCCTGCTGCACCGAAATCCTGGCTTTCAGCTTTTCTAAAAACTCTGTGTATTTCGGATTTTTTTCATCGGTAGTTTTATGGTCTAACGATTTGGCGATTTTTAAATTCTCCTCAATGAAATCCATGGTCTCATCAGAAAAATAAGCATTCCCGAATTTCTCCCAGATATATCTAATTGCCTGATTATTGGGATGAATTAAATCTTCTTTGTAAAAACGGTAATCGCGCAAATCGTCCATTAAAATCTCATAAACCGGCAGGTAATGGCAGTTTTCAAATTGGGGCAGAATCTCGTGAATGGCGGTAATCAATTTCGATTTGCTCAGATTGTTTTCCACCATTCCGTCTTTGGTATGACGCACGGGCGAAACGGTAAATAAAATCTGAACGTTCGGTTTCGCAATATCTTTCAGATTAACGATGGTTTCATACATCGCATCCGTCAGTTCAAGATTCGTCAACAGTCTTTTTTCAAAATACTTTCCCGGAATTTTATGACAGTTCGCCACGGGTTTTTTCTTCGGCAAAAATTCATAAATAAAGGAAGTTCCGTACGTAATTAAAATCCAGTTCGTATTTTGTAAAAACCGGTTTCCGGTCTCGATCTGCGAATTTATTTTTTCTAAAGTCTGGTGAAGAAACCGGGAATTAAAGGAGCTGTGATGGTCCAGTGAAATCACTTCATCATTAAAACTGATCAGATCAGACTCTTCGTACCATCGGGCATCATGTAATTTTTTGACCGCATGATTAATGGAAAACGGGTTGAAAACCGTTCCGAAAGGATTATTAAAAGTTTGTAATTGCCCGCTCTGAAGCAAATCACTCATTTCAGTGGCAAAGCAGGAACCGATTGAAAAGATCTGATCTTCAACTTCAATTTTAATCTCGGAATTTGGAATTTCTACCTCTGTTCTAAATTTCATGGGATGATGTGGTGATGTGATGATGTGATGATGTGTTAATGTGGTGATTTGATGATGGGGTGATGTGATCTTCAAAGATTTTTTTTACCGCAAAAGGCGCAAAAGTTTTATTTTAACAGTAATTCAAAAGTCTGTAAAATGCATACGGTATAAAGGTTTACCTTTTTATCTAAAAGATTAATGTTTCAAAATAAGCGTTCCGCTTTATTTAAAAACCGTTTAAGCTATTTTCCGAACGACCTCTTAATTTTCATAATTTCTTCATTACCTCTTAATGTTGAAAAAATAATGTTAAAAACAAACGGTCTGTTTTATTTAATAATCATTTAAGCAATTCCTTTTCACGTTCCAGTGAAGTTTTTAAAAATAATTTTCGAAGAAATCTTAATTTCCCTTCATCCCTTAATGTTTTAAAAAAGACAAAAATTACAGTTCTGAATACCCCTTTGCGTTAAAATATTCACATGAACAGATTCTCAGCAGAAGCCAGCTGCACATGTTTTCCTTTCTAAATAATACGTTAAGATTCTCTTCTCAATAAATAATTCGCCAGTTCAATAAACGGTTTTTTCTTTTCATCAGAAACATTTATTTTATTCAGGTACTGCTGTGCCAGTTCGTTGTGTTCCTGGATCAGATGCAGGGTCTTCTCATCCACCTTCGTACGGCGGAAAATCTTTTCTACACTGTAGACTTTGTCCACATTATCGGTTTTTTTGGAGTACCAGAATTCGAGCTCTTTTCTTTCTTCCTCGGTGGCATGTTCTTTCGCTAAAAGATACAGTACCGTTTTTTTATTTTCATAGATATCGCCGGCGTGTTTCTTACCAAACTGTTCCTGGTTTCCGAAAACATCCAGATAATCGTCCATAATCTGGAAAGCGATTCCCACATGTTTCCCGAAATTGAATATCGCTTTGGCATCTTTAAAATCTGCCCCGGCGATTAAGGCACCAATCTCAAACGATGACGCACTCAACACCCCCGTTTTATAGGTAATCATTCTGATATAATCATTGAAAGTCACTTCTTCCTGAGTTTCAAAATTGATGTCATACTGCTGGCCTTCGCACAATAATAAACCGGTATGAATGAAAACGCGCATACACGCTTTGTATAAGTTGGGTTCTAAATTTTCAAAAAACTTAAGGGCTTTGAACATCAGGGCATCTCCGGAAAGAATTCCCGTATTGATTCCGTGCAGGGTATGAATGGTGGCCTTTCCCCGTCGCAGAGGAGCTTCATCCATAATATCATCATGAATCAGCGTGAAATTGTGAAAGAATTCGATGGCCAAAGCGGGTTTAAGGGCTTTCTTTAAATCACCGTCAAACATTTCACACGCCATCAAAACCATCATCGGGCGAAGTCTTTTTCCACCGTGCGAGATAATATAATTCATCGGAGCATAAAGTTCCTCGGGTTTATCCTTGAAGATG
Encoded here:
- a CDS encoding TatD family hydrolase, producing the protein MIDTHTHLYSEEFDNDRKEMIDRALAKGVSKFYLPAINSETHEKMLALESEYPNQIISMMGLHPCYVKPESWEQELKLVEDYLNKRPFAAVGEIGIDLYWDKTTLDIQIKAFEQQIDWAIEKDLPIVIHTRESFDETFEVLERKKHPKLRGIFHCFSGNLDQAKRAIDLNFILGIGGVVTFKNGKIDQFLDQIPLDKIVLETDSPYLAPVPHRGKRNESSYLDLVVGKLVNIYNKDFSEIEQITTDNAGRIFNR
- a CDS encoding DEAD/DEAH box helicase; this translates as MNFTDLNLIDPIAKALKEEGYTQPTPIQQKSIPHILQGRDLLGTAQTGTGKTAAFAIPILQNLATKNVKSNHVKVLVLTPTRELAIQIDESFKSYGRHLRLRNLVVFGGVKQAAQEAALKRGVDILVATPGRLLDFISQGIISLKHLEVFVLDEADRMLDMGFVHDVKRIIKLLPPKRQTLFFSATFPEEINKLASSMLTNPVKVEVAPVSATADTIQQKVYFVDKDNKLDLLTHILQNDIRESVLVFSRTKHGADKIARKLQSHKISAEAIHGNKSQNARQNALSNFKSGKTRILVATDIAARGIDIDELKYVVNFELSDVSETYVHRIGRTGRAGAEGSSISFVDGLDLVNLKNTEKLIGKKIPVEKEHPFHTENLVAEKRDSNNKPFRPRPPQGNSASGHTKKPNNKSNFSRGK
- a CDS encoding DUF6438 domain-containing protein encodes the protein MKYLFPLLALTIMLNCSTNKASAEYATIQYEAGACFGFCPIFKMTINKDRTAVFEAERFNFSRDTESQENEGTFKGKIDQQKYSELIALLNALQLKNLKDQYGNKNVSDLPTSYLTVNYQDGSLKKIQDYGKHGTPELEKLYQFFEELKTNQFWTKID
- a CDS encoding polyprenyl synthetase family protein, whose translation is MQFLDEYQGMVASAIEKYIFKDKPEELYAPMNYIISHGGKRLRPMMVLMACEMFDGDLKKALKPALAIEFFHNFTLIHDDIMDEAPLRRGKATIHTLHGINTGILSGDALMFKALKFFENLEPNLYKACMRVFIHTGLLLCEGQQYDINFETQEEVTFNDYIRMITYKTGVLSASSFEIGALIAGADFKDAKAIFNFGKHVGIAFQIMDDYLDVFGNQEQFGKKHAGDIYENKKTVLYLLAKEHATEEERKELEFWYSKKTDNVDKVYSVEKIFRRTKVDEKTLHLIQEHNELAQQYLNKINVSDEKKKPFIELANYLLRRES
- a CDS encoding 1-acyl-sn-glycerol-3-phosphate acyltransferase, producing the protein MKEKFDSIRFYHPEEVNPAIRFIMRHPMMKLLLHYSLPNISDEEIQQIVSDIHSIGDFQKAIIYPSIKNVLKASSDGFTISGAENLNKKESYLFISNHRDILLDTCLLNFALLEKGLNLTASVIGDNLVQRDLYLILAKLNRNFFVKRNAPLRELLENSKLLSEYIFQLLTSEHRSVWIAQREGRAKDGNDFTQVGVLKMISMFDEQSKPCQYFKKLKVVPVSISYELDPTDKLKVERMCANHLNQDKHKNEDFLNIMTGVSGQKKRIHLHFGKMEEEIYTDIENSVSNSNKQIQKLAEVLTKKIVEGYQLWPSNYIAADLLKNSTLYSKYYTENEKQFFIKRMNLSIVKNNNCMNQALLEMYANPVFNKQNL
- the obgE gene encoding GTPase ObgE; amino-acid sequence: MSNFVDYVKIHCTSGHGGAGSAHLNREKYVPKGGPDGGDGGRGGHVILRGDSHEWTLLPLRYTRHIKAERGKNGSKNQLTGAYGEDVYIDVPLGTIAKNEEGEIVAEILEHGQEIIIKRGGKGGKGNEHFKSSTNQTPRYAQPGLPGEEGYITFELKLLADVGLVGFPNAGKSTLLAAVSAAKPKIANYAFTTLTPNLGIVDYRNYKSFVMADIPGIIEGAAEGKGLGHRFLRHIERNSILLFLIPADSESHFQEFKILENELQEYNPELLDKDFIISISKADLLDDELKAEIAKEFPENKQPIFFSAVTQEGLMELKDAIWKQLHG
- a CDS encoding GSCFA domain-containing protein gives rise to the protein MKFRTEVEIPNSEIKIEVEDQIFSIGSCFATEMSDLLQSGQLQTFNNPFGTVFNPFSINHAVKKLHDARWYEESDLISFNDEVISLDHHSSFNSRFLHQTLEKINSQIETGNRFLQNTNWILITYGTSFIYEFLPKKKPVANCHKIPGKYFEKRLLTNLELTDAMYETIVNLKDIAKPNVQILFTVSPVRHTKDGMVENNLSKSKLITAIHEILPQFENCHYLPVYEILMDDLRDYRFYKEDLIHPNNQAIRYIWEKFGNAYFSDETMDFIEENLKIAKSLDHKTTDEKNPKYTEFLEKLKARISVQQAKVKHKIF